Proteins encoded in a region of the Polypterus senegalus isolate Bchr_013 unplaced genomic scaffold, ASM1683550v1 scaffold_6636, whole genome shotgun sequence genome:
- the LOC120520996 gene encoding E3 ubiquitin-protein ligase TRIM39-like → MQIKVTTLTNAEWRRICSSAADVTFDPETANPWLIVSEDGKEVRLTDTWQEVMDNPKRFDRYVIVLARRGFTSGRHYWEVEVGGKTEWTLGVARESVNRKEEITLTPDDGCWTVGLRNENEYTANTDIAVPLPLRVKPQTVGVFLDYDEGQVSFYNAQSRSHLYTFTDSFTEPLYPYFSPCNNDGGKNAAPLVICPCAHTDPSVLMLSVHL, encoded by the exons AAAAGTCACAACGCTCACCAATGCAG aatgGAGGAGAATATGCAGCTCAGCAG ctgATGTCACTTTTGATCCTGAGACTGCAAATCCATGGCTCATTGTGTCTGAAGATGGGAAAGAAGTGAGACTGACAGACACATGGCAGGAAGTGATGGACAATCCAAAGAGGTTTGACCGCTATGTTATTGTCCTGGCCAGAAGAGGATTCACGTCAGGGAGACACTACTGGGAGGTGGAGGTCGGGGGGAAGACTGAGTGGACTTTAGGAGTCGCCAGAGAGTCGGTCAACAGGAAGGAGGAGATTACACTGACCCCAGATGATGGATGCTGGACTGTTGGGCTGAGGAATGAGAACGAGTACACAGCTAACACTGACATTGCTGTCCCCCTCCCCCTGAGAGTGAAGCCGCAGACAGTGGGGGTCTTTCTGGACTATGATGAAGGTCAGGTCTCCTTTTACAATGCCCAGTCCCGCTCTCACCTCTACACCTTCACAgactccttcactgagcccctctatccataCTTCAGTCCTTGTAATAATGACGGTGGTAAAAACGCGGCCCCTCTGGTCATCTGCCCCTGCGCACACACTGACCCCTCTGTATTAATGTTGTCTGTCCATCTCTGA